The window CGTCATTCTATGTCTACAAATATGCGACCGGCATATCCGCAGCGCTCGATATCGTACGGCGCATCAAGCACGGTACGGATGCGGTGCGTCAGTACCGGCAATTTCTCACGCTCGGCGGCAGCGCCTTCCCCCTCGACGAGCTTCGTGTGGCCGGTGTCGACCTTGCGTCGAGCGCACCCGTGGAGAACGCGCTTTCGTACCTTTCAACGCTCGTGGATGAACTTGCGGCGGCATACGACGCATCGAAATAGATGGCGAACATGCGGTCATCGCAGAAGACGGCGGCGGATGAGCTCATGCGCCTCTATCGGGAACTCGCCGGGCGTATCCATGCGCGGCAGAATGATTTCAAGGAAGCGTACGCGTCCTATCCCGATGAGAAGCTTTTCGGCGAGCTTTCGTTCTGCACGCTGACGCCGCAGTCAAAGGCGCATCAGGCGTGGAAAGTGATAGAGGAGCTTATGCGCACCGGGCTTCTCATGAACGGCAGCGCCCGCGAAATAGCCGCTGTCATACGCGCCGTGCACGGGGTCCGGTTCCACAATAATAAATCACGGTATATCGTCGAGAACAGGACGAGATTGTTCACGGACGGGAAATTCCTTCTCCGGGAAATGATCGATGTTTCGGACCTTGCCGCTACACGCCGCCGGCTTGTCAAGAACATCAGGGGCATCGGTATAAAGGAAGCAAGTCATTTCTTAAGGAATATCGGTTTCGGGGATACGGTCGCCATCATTGACCGGCACGTGCTTAAGAATCTTATCCCCCTCGGGATACTCCGGCGTTTACCGAGGACGCTCACCGAGCGGACCTATATCGATATTGAGGCAAAAATGGCGGTATTCTCGTCAAAGATAGGCATATCGCTTGCCGACCTCGATCTCGTTCTCTGGTACAAGGAAGCGGGGGATGTGTTCAAATAGCCTTTAGACATTTTGCGGTTTTCCGATAATAGAGGTAACATAACGCCCCGGGAGTGCACTACCCATGCGCAAAGGCATCATCGCAACCTTCATACTCTTCCTGATATCATTGTCCATCGTGCTTCTCTCGTTCAGCATGAGCGGGAGATCGACCTACGCGGAAACCGCGCGCATGCCGTTCCTTACGAACCACATGCCGGACATAGAAGAGGATGATGACCGCGTGTTCATACGACACCGCATAGCACCGGCGAATCCCGAGGATTACGGCCGGCGCTTCATCGGCAAGTCGTTCAATCTCAGGGATGCAGGCGATCTTATCGGCAACGGCGGCGTGAAAATGACCAAGCGCGTGTCGATGACATACGACGATGTGCTCGTACAGAAGGAAGAGACGCCGTATCTTTTCTACGGCAACGGCGATACCGCGGATTCCCAGAAAATAGATGCAAAGATAAAAGAGGCCGAGCTTTCCTCGCCCGCCTCGGCCGACGACAGAATGGTAACGATCGCTGTTGAGCGTGACGCGATATACCGCTTCGAACCGCTGACGCTGATCATCGCGCCGGGCAAAGAGAAGCCCCTCATGAGCGAGATAGAAGTCTATGTGCGTCGTGCGGCGAACAAGCAGTTGAGGGCCAACGGCGACGGGCGTCTCTCCATCAATGTGCAGCCCTACGGGAGCGGCTACAAGGCGGTATATCTGCATCCGTTCGGCGGCAGCATCGGCGATTATGAATTCGTCGTCTATTACGAATCGAAGGGTGTCAAGCGCGTGTACGCAAAGCCGTTCTACGTGAAAGGCAGACCGGTCCCCCCTGTCGACCGAACGCTCGCCGTCGTCACCATGGAGTATAATCTTCCCATTTCAGATAAGAAGATACCCGGCGTGAACGGCGGCACCGGAGACTATCATACCATTTACGACTGGGTGCGCGCGATGAACTCCGATACCTTCTGGGTGCTCGGCGGTCAGACCACCGGATGGGATGCGTCCATCACCCCGAAGAAGGTATGGGGATCGATACCGGTGAAGAACATTGAGCTCTTTGCCGAAAGTAAGAGCAAAAAGGATGTGAAGCTCGGTGCCTATGTCATGAGCTATTTCACGCCGGGCTACGGGAATCAGAACGCCGGCTACTCGATATCGCTCACCTACGGCAGTTCCGGCGTGCAGGCGTCGCGGCATATATCGCTGTCATGCAAGAAGCGTCTCGGCGATATAATCGATCTGCTCAAGCGCTTCCAGGACAATAAGAACGTTTCCTATCTCGGTCTCGATTTCATCCGTACCGGGGAATTCGACGGCTTTGAGATGGCCGATGAAATGGTGTCGGTGACCGGCGCGAACGCCCCGGCCGGATGGTCGTCGATGAAGCTCGAGGACAAGGTCACGTGGCTTGCGAATGAAGTGGTCCGAAGCAAAGAGATGCTATCCAAGTGGCGCTGGTTCCGCGCGTATAAGTCATCGATGGTGATAAAGAGCATACGCGATGCGGGCATAACCAAGCCGCTCTGGGTGTTCACGCTCGGGTGGAACCACGGTGTCGAGCACGGGCAGGACCCGTATATGTTCTTCGACGCGGGCGCCGATATGGACGCGGTCATGCTCTATGAAGCGACGCGTGATGTCTATCAGCAGATGATGGTGCATTGGCCCGTGTATCTTTCCGGGAACTACAATGTGCTCGTCGGCAATATGATCGATAAGCGGCTCCTTGACGGAAGCGAGCTTGCGCAGCTCGAATATGCAAAGCGGTACAACGAGGCGTGTCAGAAGCTCAATCGCAATAATCGCGTGCGCGGCGTGTTCTTTCACGATATCTCGCGCATGTTCTGGTCGAAGTACCGCGGCATAGAGGTCAATGAATGGGCGTATATCAATGCATCCGTCGTGTCGCGCATGCGCGAAAAATACGGCGAGACGATGATACAGACGTCGATCGATGTGAACGACGAGAGCGGCGAGGGCGTATTGTCCATCGTGAACCTTACCGGGAATTCCATCGAAGGGATAGAGATACAGCCTTACGGCGGCTGGGAATTGAAGGGCGTGTTCCCGGCGAAGAAGCGCATCGAGATGCTTGCCGGTAATGAGAAACTGCAGGTGCCGTTCAATTTCGGCTATCGCGAGAGCATGGCCGGCTCAAAATCGATGATAGCGTTCCGCGTCATTCTCCCCGGCGGGGAAGCGAGCGTTGTCTTCGTGTATACGAATGCAAAGCGTCCGCGTGCGCTTGTGCTTGCCTCGCCGGAGAAGCGCATCTGAATTCACCGGACCGCCCCGGCCCGATAATATTATTTCCTTTCCGCCGCGATGAACCGGGCGACAGTGGTGTGCCCCTCCCGCAGGGCGATCGCTTCGGCCGTGTCTCCCTGATCGTCCATAAGCGATACGTTCGCGCCGTGTTTCAGCAGGGATCGCACGCCATCGGCATCGCCGAAATAGGCGAGGAACATGAGCGCAGTACTGCCGCTTTTATCCATCGCATTGATATCGGCCCCCTGTGCAAGGAGCGTGGTGATCATGGGGTACTGTCTTCGAATGGCCGATTTTATCAAGGCGGTCTGGCCCACGGTGCCGTCGCGTTCGTTCACATCGGCGCCGTGTGCGATGAGGACCGTAAGCGCTGCTGCATGGCCGTTCGCAGCGGCTTCCATGAGCGGCGTCCACCCGCTCACGTCATGCGCTCGTACCGATGCGCCGTGTTCGATGAGCAGCCGCAGTGACCGTACTGCACCGGCCGCTGCCGCTTTCGCCAAAGCGGACTGTTCCTGTCTGTCGGCCGACGATACGGATGCACCGCGGGAAAGAAGGATGTTCATGATATCGGGTGAATCCACGCTCGATGCGAGCATGAGGGGAGTACAGCCGTCCGCGTCCCGGCTGTCGACCGCTGCACCGCCGGCAATGAGCGCCGCCGCCGCATGCGATGCGCCGAGCCGCGCGGCATGATGGAGCGCCGTTCGCGAACGAAGATCGACATCATTGATCCTCGCGCCGAACCGAATGACCGCATGCACCATGTTCGATGCATCCGAGCCCGCCGCGTACATGAGCGCGGTGAAATTCCCCTTCGTCCTCGCATGCACCGATGCGCCGTAGGAAACGAGCACGCCGGCCGTTTCTGCATGACCATGCAGCGATGCCGTCATGAGGGCCGTTTGTCCCGCGTCTGCATCCGTCGGGATTTCGCCCGGTTCCGCGATGAGCAGAGAAAGAAAGAAGCGGTCATTCAGATCGCGTGCGTGCGCAAGCGCCCGCGAATAGCTTATTTTCTGAGCGGGTATCCTGCTGTCTGCCGGTATCCCGGACCTGAGCAGCTGTGTTGTGAGCGCGGTGTTGCCGGTACGCGCCGCGGCGAACAATCGTTCTGCGGGAACCGCTTTAGGGGCGGGTATCGTCTGCGGCTTGCTCGGGATGCCGGTGGGTTTGCGCGACCATGCGAGGAGCGGCAGCATACAGGCTGCGATGCAGAGCAGGATGCACGTGCGGATCATGAGCCGTGTAGTGCTGCAGCGGTCAGGTCGATGCATTCGCGTTCATCCTATGCCGTTGAGATCGAACGTCGAGCGCACGGTGCCGTCATCGTTGAGCCGGATGAATTTATACCCGAAGCAATTGACCACGGTGGTCTCGCCGACGCGGAACACGGCGTTCTTGGAATAGTGATCGAGATGGATATGCCCGTGAAGCCAGAGCGCGGGATTACGGCGGCGTATGAACGGGTGGAAGCATTTGAACCCGCGATGTGTCCTGTCCCTGCCGTCGCCGACATCCGCGATCGGCGCATGCGATACCGCGATGAGCGGGGGCTCTTTTTTTCCAAGCATGCGCGCCCCGAGCGAGGAGAACTCGAGCGTCCGCGAGACGGCTCGTACTGCGCGGGACATCTCCGATTCGGTGTACTGCTTGTCCTCGCCGTTATACCATGCCGATCCCTCGAATCCGGTGAGCCTGAAACGCTCTTCCGCTATCGTCGTCCGGTGTATGTTGATCCCGCCGGGTATGTTCCGCTGGGCATCGTCAAGGGCTTCCGGGACGTCGTGCCCCGGGGAGAATATGCCGGACATCCGTTTCGGCTCTTCGCGCGCATCGGGCGAGCGCTCCTCGAAATGATGATTGCCCAATACATAATGGACGATCTTGTTGGTGAGCGACGCGATAAGCTCGACGTACGCGGCGGTGAGGTCCCCGCAGGAGATGACGATGTCGACCGTGCGGCGTATCTCCTCGCTCCTGTTCTCAAGGAGCCGTAAGAGCGACTCTTCCTTCTGATCGCTTACCGCGAGTATGGTGAGCACGTCAGGCGTCCGGGAGCACATCGCGCACGGATCTCACCGCGGCGCGGACGAATTGCATCATGAGGTCGGGGAGTACGCCGAGCATGTAGTCGTGGCCGAATTTCCTCACGAAGTCCTCTTTCGTTTCGGTAAAGCCGACATCCGCTTCGCCCGTATCGCTCAGATATCCCTGATGGATGCGCATCCATACATAAAGATCGGCCACCGTGCGCCCGCGAAAACGGTCGAGTATATGCTCGTCGACGATGACGTGTGCCGCGGGGAGAAAGCTCTTGCGGTACCACTCGAGCGCACTGAGCGTAAGCGGTTCATCGAAGCCCTGCGCCCTGCGGTAATTGCCGAGCTCGGTGATATAGTCGAACAGTTTTGCATAACTTGATATTTCGGTAACGGCCAATGGATAGCGGAGCATCTCATCATAGAGCCCGGTCTGTTTCGCGAACGCCTCTGCTTCGATGGAAATGAGGAGGTTTCTGGTTATCGCTGTCATCGCGGGGAATTCCTTTCCGCTTGCAAGGTCGACCTCGTATTCCACGCGCGTTATTTCGGCATCGATGAATTCCTTTTTCCGTTCCACCGATACCATGACGCGGTGATGCCCGTCGACGACGAAATACTTGCCGTGGACCTCATATACTTTGATCGGCGGGAATTCCGTTTCAAGCTCGTTCATCGAGCGCACCCCGGCTGCTTTGCCGCGGTCATGCCAGTCCTTGGGGAGGAATTGCGCATTGAAATTATCGTATCGCCCGAGACTGCCGACGATGTTCTTTATCGGTATGGGGTGTACCCCGGCATACGTCTGGCTTTTTATCTTCAGATTCTTCTCGATAGCGCGGAAATCGACGAGTGAATCGTTCTCGTTCGGATCGGCACTCGGACTCATGGCGGCGCTCGCCATGTCGAATTCCTCCGAGACAGACTTCGGGAGTACGCCGTCGTCCTTTACGAGGCGTTTGGAGCGGCGGCGCTTTTTTACCGGTTCATCGGAAGCCATGCATCACCTGAGCGAGTCGAGGTATTTGATCGCCTGACAGGCGGCGGTGGCAGCATCGCCGACAGCAGTGGCTATCTGCCGCTCCGATTTCTCGATGACATCGCCCGCTGCGTATACGCCGGGGAAATTCGTCTTCATGTCGCGGTCGACGATGATGTAGCCGCTTTGCGTCATAGTGATGCCGCTTTTTGCAAGGAAGCCGGTGACCGGATCGAGACCGACGAAGATGAACACACCGTCAAGCGGTATATCGCCCGTGGTACCGCTCACCGTGTTCCTGGTCCGTATGCCTTTGACCGTCTGCTCTCCGTATATCTCATCGATGACGGTATCGAGGACGAATTCGACCTTCTCCATCTTGCGTACCCGGTCGATCGATATCGGCGCTGCGCGGAATTCCTTCCGGCGGTGCACGAGATATATCTTCTTCGCGAAGCGCGTGAGGAACACCGTTTCGTCGAACGCGGTATCGCCGCCGCCGACGACAGCTATCGTCTTGTCGCGGAAGAACGCCCCGTCGCAGGTGCCGCAGTACGAAACGCCGCGCGCCTTGAAATGCTCTTCACCGGCGACGCCGAGATCACGCGCCTTCGCCCCCGGTGTGAGTATCAGCACCTTCGTTTCGAACGTTTCGCCGGTAGCGCAGACGACCTTCTTGACGGGCGTATCGATATTTTCTATCGATGCGACCTCGAGCGTTTCTATCGCCCCGCCGAATTCGCGCGCCTGTTTCTCCATCTGCTCGGTGAGCGTGAACGCCTGAATACCGCCCGGGAACCCGGGGTAGTTCTCGATCGCATCGGTGAGGAGCATCTGTCCCCCGACACCGGCCGCTTCGAGGAGGACGGTGTTCGCCATGCCGCGTCCGAGATAGAGGAGTGCGGTAAGCCCCGCAGGGCCGCCGCCGATAATGATAGCATCATACTGTTTCATCTGCATCTCCGTCAGGCATCGATAGGAAAGCCGTATATCGATGATATTTTTTTCACGAAAATATCGACGAGGGGGCCGTCGAGCTGCGTGCCCTTCAAGTGCAGGAGCATCTGACAGCCCTTGTCGAACGATACCCCCTTGCGGTACACGCGGTCGGAGGTGAGCGCATCGAACGTATCCGCCACCGCGACGATGCGCGAGAGGAGGGGTATGGATTCCCCTTTCAGGCGTTCGGGATAACCGCGGCCGTCGATGCGTTCGTGGTGGTAGTAGATTATCTCGAGGTAGGGGATGAAATCCTCCAGGAACGAGAGCATATCACGCCCGATGGAAACGTGCTTCTTCATGTCCTGATATTCCTCGTAATCGAGCATGGACGGTTTGTTGAGTATGTTCTCGGATACGCCGATCTTGCCGATATCATGCAGTATGCAGCCGGTGTTTATCACCGCGCGCGTTTCATTGTCGAGGGAAAGCTCGCGGGCTATCACGAAGGCGAAGTCCCGCACCCGCTCCGAATGCCCCGCCGTGTACTTGTCGCGCATTTCGAGCGTGGTGGCGAGCGCCTGTATCATCTCGCGGTTCTTGACGCGCGTCTTCTCGAGGAAGTATGATATCGAGAGATGCGAGCGGTGGAGGTCATCATAGACGTGCATGATATTGTAGATGAGCCAGTAACCGGTGAGCGCGACGGTCGTGGTAAGGCCGTAGCCCATGACGAACATGCTCACCTCGCCCCCGCGTGCGAGGACTACCGAGGTAACGCATGTTACGGCTGGCAGCGGGACCGATGCAAGAATGAAGAAAAGACCGAAGCGGCGGTCTATGCTCAGGCGATGCCGCATATAGTTGACGATGAGGAGCGTAAGCGTGGCGGTGAATATGGCAGAGGCGCCGATATAAACCGGGAGATACCAGGGACCTGCGTATGCGGCATGGATGAAACGTTCGGCATGGATGAAGGCGCCGCGAATGTATATGCCGAGCGGTGCGAGGAGCGCGATGACGGCGAGCGGGATCGATATGATGGTGACGATGAGCTTCAACATGCGCGATGTGCGATCGCTCAGCGCGAGGAGGCGTATCACGAACCCGCTCCATGCATAACACGCTATCATGAGCGCGATGACGGTGAGATTGTGGAAGGAAATGACGGTGCGCAGGTGACCGCTCTCGCGGACGACCGCCGATGAGGCGATGGAAAGCGCCGCAGCGAGCGCGAACGCAGCGAACCAGATGTGATAGCGAAGCTTCCGATGCAGGAAGAACACGACGGTGAAGATGATGGCGAACACAAGCCCTATGCCGGGGAGTATGATGAATGTCGCCCATGACATGACGTTCACGCCGTCCTCCGGAGGAGCATGGCGTGCCAGTCGCCCTTCGTCTTGCGGCGCACTATCCTGAGCGGGAGCGTTCGTATGCGCGCATCGACCTCGCGCGTACGCGCGGCGAGTATGCCCGAAAGTATGAGCGCGCCGCCGTCATGAACGAGGGGCACGGCGCTGTCGATGAGCGAGAGTATGACCTCGGTCTCTATGTTCATCACCACCGTATCGAACCGGCTTCCGGCGAGCGTATCCGTACTGCC is drawn from Spirochaetota bacterium and contains these coding sequences:
- a CDS encoding N-glycosylase/DNA lyase gives rise to the protein MANMRSSQKTAADELMRLYRELAGRIHARQNDFKEAYASYPDEKLFGELSFCTLTPQSKAHQAWKVIEELMRTGLLMNGSAREIAAVIRAVHGVRFHNNKSRYIVENRTRLFTDGKFLLREMIDVSDLAATRRRLVKNIRGIGIKEASHFLRNIGFGDTVAIIDRHVLKNLIPLGILRRLPRTLTERTYIDIEAKMAVFSSKIGISLADLDLVLWYKEAGDVFK
- a CDS encoding ankyrin repeat domain-containing protein yields the protein MHRPDRCSTTRLMIRTCILLCIAACMLPLLAWSRKPTGIPSKPQTIPAPKAVPAERLFAAARTGNTALTTQLLRSGIPADSRIPAQKISYSRALAHARDLNDRFFLSLLIAEPGEIPTDADAGQTALMTASLHGHAETAGVLVSYGASVHARTKGNFTALMYAAGSDASNMVHAVIRFGARINDVDLRSRTALHHAARLGASHAAAALIAGGAAVDSRDADGCTPLMLASSVDSPDIMNILLSRGASVSSADRQEQSALAKAAAAGAVRSLRLLIEHGASVRAHDVSGWTPLMEAAANGHAAALTVLIAHGADVNERDGTVGQTALIKSAIRRQYPMITTLLAQGADINAMDKSGSTALMFLAYFGDADGVRSLLKHGANVSLMDDQGDTAEAIALREGHTTVARFIAAERK
- a CDS encoding metallophosphoesterase translates to MLTILAVSDQKEESLLRLLENRSEEIRRTVDIVISCGDLTAAYVELIASLTNKIVHYVLGNHHFEERSPDAREEPKRMSGIFSPGHDVPEALDDAQRNIPGGINIHRTTIAEERFRLTGFEGSAWYNGEDKQYTESEMSRAVRAVSRTLEFSSLGARMLGKKEPPLIAVSHAPIADVGDGRDRTHRGFKCFHPFIRRRNPALWLHGHIHLDHYSKNAVFRVGETTVVNCFGYKFIRLNDDGTVRSTFDLNGIG
- the trxB gene encoding thioredoxin-disulfide reductase; protein product: MKQYDAIIIGGGPAGLTALLYLGRGMANTVLLEAAGVGGQMLLTDAIENYPGFPGGIQAFTLTEQMEKQAREFGGAIETLEVASIENIDTPVKKVVCATGETFETKVLILTPGAKARDLGVAGEEHFKARGVSYCGTCDGAFFRDKTIAVVGGGDTAFDETVFLTRFAKKIYLVHRRKEFRAAPISIDRVRKMEKVEFVLDTVIDEIYGEQTVKGIRTRNTVSGTTGDIPLDGVFIFVGLDPVTGFLAKSGITMTQSGYIIVDRDMKTNFPGVYAAGDVIEKSERQIATAVGDAATAACQAIKYLDSLR
- a CDS encoding HD-GYP domain-containing protein, translating into MSWATFIILPGIGLVFAIIFTVVFFLHRKLRYHIWFAAFALAAALSIASSAVVRESGHLRTVISFHNLTVIALMIACYAWSGFVIRLLALSDRTSRMLKLIVTIISIPLAVIALLAPLGIYIRGAFIHAERFIHAAYAGPWYLPVYIGASAIFTATLTLLIVNYMRHRLSIDRRFGLFFILASVPLPAVTCVTSVVLARGGEVSMFVMGYGLTTTVALTGYWLIYNIMHVYDDLHRSHLSISYFLEKTRVKNREMIQALATTLEMRDKYTAGHSERVRDFAFVIARELSLDNETRAVINTGCILHDIGKIGVSENILNKPSMLDYEEYQDMKKHVSIGRDMLSFLEDFIPYLEIIYYHHERIDGRGYPERLKGESIPLLSRIVAVADTFDALTSDRVYRKGVSFDKGCQMLLHLKGTQLDGPLVDIFVKKISSIYGFPIDA